In the genome of Polaribacter sp. MED152, one region contains:
- a CDS encoding hemerythrin domain-containing protein, translating into MNIFEQIRKDHDTQRDLLDKLVDTSGDSKKRDEIYKALKKELEVHADAEERHFYKPLISNDMMQEKARHGIAEHHEIDELIEKLDDTDYDSSAWLKFAKQLKEKVEHHLEDEEQVFFQLAGKVFTEKEKTSLAKDYTNYMEQNL; encoded by the coding sequence ATGAATATTTTTGAACAAATTAGAAAAGATCATGACACTCAAAGAGATCTTTTAGACAAGTTAGTAGACACTTCAGGCGATTCTAAAAAGAGAGATGAAATTTATAAGGCTTTAAAAAAGGAATTAGAAGTACATGCAGATGCAGAAGAAAGACATTTTTACAAGCCCTTAATTAGTAATGACATGATGCAAGAAAAAGCGAGACATGGAATTGCAGAACATCATGAAATTGATGAATTGATAGAAAAGTTAGATGATACAGATTATGACTCATCTGCTTGGCTAAAATTTGCCAAACAATTAAAAGAAAAAGTAGAACATCATTTAGAAGATGAAGAACAGGTGTTTTTTCAATTGGCAGGTAAAGTATTTACTGAAAAAGAGAAAACATCATTAGCAAAGGACTATACAAATTATATGGAGCAAAATTTATAG
- a CDS encoding sodium-translocating pyrophosphatase, producing MELMIWMPIVLAILGLIYMWIKQSWVMKQDAGDGKMKEISDYIYEGALAFLSAEYKLLAIFVFVVSLALAAVSFIVPTTHILIVVAFIFGAIFSAFAGNIGMKIATKTNVRTTQAARTSLPNALKISFGGGTVMGLGVAGLAVLGLTAFFIFFFYFFMDSTWTNTMDMTIVLETLAGFSLGAESIALFARVGGGIYTKAADVGADLVGKVEAGIPEDDPRNPATIADNVGDNVGDVAGMGADLFGSYVATVLAAMVLGNYVIKDMGGSITDAFGGIGPILLPMAIAGAGIIISIIGTLLVKISSNNAKEAQVMGALNKGNWTSIVLVGLSCYGLVTWMLPETMTMEFFGEGLQEISSMRVFYATLVGLVVGAVISSVTEYYTGLGKSPILKIVQQSSTGAGTNIIAGLATGMISTFPSVLLFAGAIWASYAFAGFYGVALAASAMMATTAMQLAIDAFGPISDNAGGIAEMSEQEPIVRERTDILDSVGNTTAATGKGFAIASAALTSLALFAAYVTFTGIDGINIFKAPVLAMLFVGGMVPVVFSALAMNAVGKAAMEMVQEVRRQFKAIPGIMEGTGKPEYDKCVAISTQASLKEMMLPGLLTIGFPLIIAFVPLLFGMDNLAIAEMLGGYMAGVTVSGVLWAIFQNNAGGAWDNAKKSFEAGVEINGEMTYKGSDAHKAAVTGDTVGDPFKDTSGPSMNILIKLTCLIGLVIAPILGGHSDDANANEIRKEVKVEITSSNADDLVAATIVTTKTVDGKSVTTSEKFNGTLEEIEAKAEEAGKIVSMDVKKNKETKTKEVKIIINDKD from the coding sequence ATGGAATTAATGATTTGGATGCCAATTGTATTGGCTATTTTAGGTTTAATCTACATGTGGATTAAACAATCTTGGGTAATGAAACAAGATGCAGGAGATGGTAAGATGAAAGAAATTTCAGATTACATTTATGAAGGAGCTTTGGCGTTTTTAAGTGCTGAGTATAAACTATTAGCCATTTTTGTTTTTGTTGTGAGTTTAGCACTTGCAGCAGTTTCGTTTATTGTACCAACAACACACATTCTAATTGTAGTCGCTTTTATTTTTGGAGCTATTTTCTCTGCGTTTGCAGGTAATATAGGTATGAAAATTGCAACAAAAACAAATGTTAGAACTACACAAGCAGCAAGAACTAGCTTGCCAAATGCTTTAAAAATATCTTTTGGTGGAGGTACAGTTATGGGCTTAGGAGTTGCTGGTTTAGCAGTCTTAGGTTTAACTGCTTTCTTTATATTTTTCTTCTATTTCTTTATGGATAGTACATGGACCAATACAATGGATATGACTATTGTATTAGAAACTTTAGCTGGTTTTTCTCTTGGAGCAGAATCAATTGCATTGTTTGCCAGAGTTGGTGGTGGTATTTATACCAAAGCTGCAGATGTTGGGGCTGATTTAGTTGGTAAAGTTGAAGCTGGAATTCCAGAAGATGATCCAAGAAACCCAGCAACTATTGCAGATAATGTAGGTGATAATGTAGGTGATGTAGCAGGTATGGGTGCAGATTTATTTGGTTCTTACGTTGCAACAGTATTAGCAGCCATGGTTTTAGGAAACTATGTTATAAAAGATATGGGCGGTTCTATTACTGACGCTTTTGGTGGTATTGGTCCAATTTTATTACCAATGGCAATTGCAGGAGCAGGAATTATAATCTCTATTATTGGTACTTTATTAGTAAAAATTAGTTCTAATAATGCAAAAGAAGCACAAGTAATGGGTGCTTTAAATAAAGGTAACTGGACATCTATTGTCTTAGTAGGTTTATCTTGTTATGGTTTAGTTACTTGGATGTTACCAGAAACTATGACAATGGAATTCTTTGGAGAAGGATTACAAGAAATTTCTTCGATGCGTGTATTTTATGCAACACTCGTAGGTTTAGTGGTTGGTGCTGTTATATCATCAGTAACTGAATATTATACAGGGTTGGGTAAATCTCCAATATTAAAAATTGTACAACAATCTTCTACAGGAGCAGGAACTAACATTATTGCTGGTTTAGCTACAGGTATGATTTCTACTTTTCCATCAGTATTACTGTTTGCTGGGGCAATTTGGGCTTCTTATGCTTTTGCTGGTTTTTACGGAGTTGCTTTAGCAGCTTCAGCAATGATGGCTACAACTGCTATGCAATTAGCTATTGATGCTTTTGGACCAATTTCTGATAATGCAGGTGGTATTGCAGAAATGAGCGAACAAGAACCAATTGTAAGAGAAAGAACGGATATTTTAGATTCTGTAGGTAATACAACTGCTGCAACTGGTAAAGGATTTGCTATCGCTTCTGCTGCCTTAACTTCATTAGCACTTTTTGCTGCTTACGTTACCTTTACAGGTATTGACGGAATTAACATTTTTAAAGCACCTGTTTTAGCGATGTTATTTGTTGGTGGTATGGTGCCTGTTGTATTTTCTGCATTAGCAATGAATGCTGTAGGTAAAGCTGCAATGGAAATGGTGCAAGAAGTAAGAAGACAATTCAAAGCTATTCCTGGTATTATGGAAGGTACAGGAAAACCTGAATACGATAAATGTGTTGCTATTTCAACACAAGCCTCATTAAAGGAAATGATGTTACCTGGTTTATTGACCATAGGTTTCCCATTAATTATTGCATTTGTACCACTTTTATTTGGTATGGATAATTTAGCAATAGCTGAAATGCTAGGTGGTTATATGGCTGGAGTTACTGTTTCTGGTGTACTTTGGGCAATATTCCAAAATAATGCAGGTGGTGCTTGGGACAATGCTAAAAAATCTTTCGAAGCAGGTGTAGAAATCAATGGAGAAATGACGTATAAAGGTTCAGATGCTCACAAAGCAGCTGTAACTGGAGATACTGTTGGAGATCCTTTTAAGGATACTTCAGGTCCATCAATGAATATTTTAATTAAACTTACCTGTTTAATTGGTTTGGTTATTGCTCCAATTTTAGGTGGACATTCAGACGATGCAAATGCAAACGAAATTAGAAAAGAAGTTAAAGTAGAAATTACTTCTTCTAATGCTGATGATTTAGTTGCTGCAACAATTGTTACTACAAAAACAGTTGATGGTAAAAGCGTAACCACTTCAGAAAAATTTAATGGAACTTTAGAAGAAATTGAGGCTAAAGCTGAAGAAGCTGGTAAAATTGTTTCTATGGATGTTAAAAAAAATAAAGAAACAAAAACAAAAGAAGTTAAAATTATTATTAACGATAAAGACTAA
- a CDS encoding pyruvate dehydrogenase complex E1 component subunit beta → MKTVQFREAICEAMSEEMRRDESIYLMGEEVAEYNGAYKASKGMLDEFGAKRVIDTPIAELGFAGVAIGSAMNGNRPIVEYMTFNFSLVGIDQIINNAAKIRQMSGGQFNCPIVFRGPTASAGQLGATHSQAFENWFANTPGLKVIVPSNPYDAKGLLKAAIRDDDPVIFMESEQMYGDKMEIPEGEYIIPIGVADIKREGTDVTIVSFGKIIKEAYKAADELAKENISVEIIDLRTVRPMDHAAILTSVKKTNRLVVLEEAWPFASVASEITYRIQDEAFDYLDAPIKRITTADTPAPYSPVLLEKWIPNHEDVIKAVKEVMYI, encoded by the coding sequence ATGAAAACAGTTCAATTTAGAGAAGCTATTTGCGAAGCAATGAGCGAAGAAATGCGCAGAGATGAGAGCATTTATTTAATGGGTGAAGAAGTTGCTGAATATAATGGTGCCTACAAAGCAAGTAAAGGTATGCTAGATGAGTTTGGTGCAAAAAGAGTTATTGATACTCCTATTGCTGAACTTGGTTTTGCAGGTGTTGCAATTGGTTCTGCCATGAATGGTAATAGACCTATTGTAGAATACATGACATTTAATTTCTCTTTGGTTGGAATTGATCAAATTATAAATAATGCTGCCAAAATTAGACAAATGTCTGGTGGTCAGTTCAATTGCCCTATTGTTTTTAGAGGACCTACAGCTTCTGCTGGTCAATTAGGTGCAACACACTCTCAAGCTTTTGAAAACTGGTTTGCAAACACACCTGGTTTAAAAGTAATTGTACCATCTAATCCTTATGATGCAAAAGGTTTATTAAAAGCTGCAATTAGAGATGATGATCCAGTAATTTTTATGGAGTCTGAGCAGATGTATGGTGATAAAATGGAAATTCCTGAAGGAGAATACATTATTCCTATTGGAGTTGCAGACATTAAAAGAGAAGGTACAGATGTAACTATTGTATCTTTTGGTAAAATTATTAAGGAAGCTTATAAAGCTGCTGATGAGTTAGCAAAAGAAAATATTTCTGTAGAAATAATCGATTTAAGAACTGTTAGACCAATGGATCATGCAGCGATTTTAACATCGGTTAAAAAGACAAATAGACTAGTTGTTTTAGAAGAGGCATGGCCATTTGCAAGTGTTGCTTCAGAAATAACATATAGAATTCAGGATGAAGCATTCGATTATTTAGATGCACCTATCAAGAGAATTACAACTGCAGACACTCCTGCTCCTTATTCTCCTGTATTATTAGAAAAATGGATTCCTAATCACGAAGACGTTATAAAAGCGGTTAAAGAAGTTATGTATATTTAA
- a CDS encoding PA2169 family four-helix-bundle protein — translation MSTYTEEVGKKLNGLLERTYDAEKGFKNAADNISNPALKNYFTSKAKERYNFGHELKEEIKSFNQEVDKGGSLTGTAHRAWMDIKAMLSLDNEESMLEESIRGEKTAIDDYDEVLNETTLPSSTKTVLEAQKNKIQIGLENIKSLEDLH, via the coding sequence ATGAGTACTTATACAGAAGAAGTTGGAAAAAAATTAAACGGATTATTAGAAAGAACATATGATGCTGAAAAAGGTTTTAAAAACGCAGCTGATAATATTAGTAACCCAGCATTAAAAAACTATTTTACATCAAAAGCCAAAGAGAGATATAATTTTGGACATGAGTTAAAAGAAGAAATTAAATCTTTTAATCAAGAAGTAGATAAAGGTGGAAGTTTAACAGGAACCGCACACAGGGCTTGGATGGATATAAAAGCAATGTTGTCATTAGATAACGAAGAATCTATGTTAGAAGAATCAATTAGAGGTGAAAAAACAGCTATTGATGATTATGATGAAGTTTTAAATGAAACTACATTACCAAGTAGTACAAAAACAGTATTAGAAGCACAGAAAAATAAAATCCAAATAGGATTGGAAAATATTAAATCTTTAGAAGATTTACACTAG
- a CDS encoding DNA topoisomerase IB, with the protein MIKVIDKSLVKNIFTKPEDFLEYFDLVYVNDFNLSINRVKKGKTFAYQKAGAFVSDQNVLKRIQTLVIPPMWKKVRISDLDNGHLQAVGRDAKGRKQYRYHSKWNAVRNKTKFIKMIDFGKNLPKIRSKVNKDLEQPTWTKNKVLALIVKLLEETHIRIGNTQYAKRNKTYGITTLRTKHLTKENNKIRFEFVGKRGKEHKITLRNKKLIKLVNQCQEIPGWKLFQYYDEDGIKKEIDSSSVNEYIHNLCGELFTAKDFRTWSASLIAFNTLMDFGIEKEENQNKKNRLQAIDVVAKELGNTRNVSRKYYIHPHILKTYEDSSINTYFKQVENDKKIYTNFSHSEKAMMTLLEDYNPVIDI; encoded by the coding sequence ATGATAAAAGTTATAGATAAATCTCTTGTAAAAAATATTTTCACCAAGCCAGAAGACTTTTTAGAGTACTTTGATTTGGTTTATGTAAATGATTTTAATTTATCTATAAATCGTGTTAAGAAAGGCAAAACCTTTGCTTATCAAAAAGCAGGTGCTTTTGTGTCAGATCAAAATGTACTGAAAAGAATTCAAACTTTGGTGATACCTCCAATGTGGAAAAAAGTTAGAATTTCTGATTTAGATAATGGGCATTTACAAGCTGTGGGCAGAGATGCAAAAGGTAGAAAACAATACAGATATCATTCTAAATGGAATGCTGTAAGAAACAAAACCAAGTTTATTAAAATGATAGATTTTGGAAAGAATCTACCAAAAATTAGAAGTAAAGTAAATAAGGATTTAGAACAACCTACTTGGACTAAAAACAAAGTTTTGGCTTTAATTGTAAAATTACTTGAAGAAACTCATATAAGAATTGGTAACACTCAATATGCAAAGCGCAATAAAACCTATGGCATTACAACTTTAAGAACAAAGCATCTTACCAAAGAGAATAACAAAATAAGGTTTGAATTTGTTGGTAAAAGAGGTAAAGAACATAAAATTACATTAAGGAATAAGAAGCTAATTAAGTTGGTGAATCAATGTCAAGAAATTCCTGGCTGGAAGCTCTTTCAGTATTATGATGAAGATGGAATCAAAAAGGAAATAGACAGCAGTTCTGTTAATGAATACATTCACAATTTATGTGGAGAATTATTTACGGCCAAAGATTTTAGAACGTGGTCTGCATCTTTAATTGCTTTTAATACTCTAATGGATTTTGGAATTGAGAAAGAAGAAAATCAAAATAAGAAAAATAGGCTACAAGCAATAGATGTTGTAGCTAAGGAATTAGGAAACACCAGAAATGTTTCTCGTAAATATTACATACATCCCCATATTCTAAAAACCTATGAGGACTCTAGTATCAACACTTATTTTAAGCAAGTAGAAAATGATAAGAAAATTTACACCAATTTTTCACATTCAGAAAAAGCAATGATGACTTTATTAGAAGATTATAATCCTGTAATTGATATCTAA
- a CDS encoding inorganic diphosphatase, translating into MSENKSLTFDVLIEIPKGSRNKYEYDFTLNKIRFDRMLFSSMMYPGDYGFIPETLALDSDPLDILVLGHQPTYPMVVMEVRPIGVFYMTDEKGPDEKIICVPVSDPIWSKKRDISDINPHRLKEIEHFFQVYKDLEEKKVDTGGWGNAEDAIRIYHECIERYDNSEHKKKRTFTI; encoded by the coding sequence ATGAGCGAAAATAAATCATTAACTTTTGATGTTTTAATTGAGATTCCTAAAGGAAGTAGGAATAAATATGAATACGACTTTACCCTGAATAAAATACGTTTTGATAGAATGTTATTCTCATCTATGATGTATCCTGGAGATTATGGATTTATTCCAGAAACTTTAGCTTTAGATTCAGACCCATTAGATATATTAGTTTTAGGTCATCAACCAACTTACCCAATGGTTGTTATGGAAGTAAGACCAATTGGAGTATTTTACATGACTGATGAAAAAGGACCGGATGAAAAAATTATTTGTGTTCCTGTATCAGATCCTATATGGAGTAAGAAAAGAGATATTTCTGATATAAACCCTCACAGACTTAAAGAAATTGAACACTTTTTTCAAGTATACAAAGACTTAGAAGAGAAAAAAGTAGACACAGGTGGTTGGGGTAATGCAGAAGATGCTATTAGAATTTACCATGAGTGTATAGAGCGTTATGACAATAGTGAACACAAAAAGAAACGCACTTTTACCATATAA
- the pxpB gene encoding 5-oxoprolinase subunit PxpB, with protein sequence MLSDKNITYKQFGLQAILIEWPAIINDEIFEDILVFKTKLLKRHSSKIVDVIQGYNSLTLVYNSLVSNFNEEVEALQTIYKTNSEPLKQVNLVWEIPVCYDLQFGIDLQEIALQSSLKVEEVIELHTNSIYKVYFIGFLPGFLYLGGLNEQLYFDRKPNPRLRVPKGAVAIGGKQTGIYPNISSGGWNIIGNTPIDFFDIEKENPCFAKPGDFIRFKAVSLKEYNEIVVQIKQNKYELINTLHHA encoded by the coding sequence TTGTTATCAGATAAAAATATCACATACAAGCAGTTTGGTCTTCAAGCAATTCTTATAGAATGGCCTGCAATTATTAATGATGAAATTTTTGAGGATATTTTAGTATTCAAAACGAAACTATTAAAAAGACATAGTTCAAAAATTGTAGACGTAATTCAAGGTTATAATTCGTTAACCTTAGTATATAACTCACTCGTTAGTAATTTTAATGAAGAGGTAGAAGCTTTACAAACTATTTACAAAACAAATTCAGAACCTTTAAAACAAGTAAATCTTGTATGGGAAATACCTGTATGTTATGATTTGCAGTTTGGTATAGATTTACAGGAAATTGCCTTACAATCAAGCTTAAAAGTTGAGGAGGTAATTGAGTTACATACCAATAGTATTTATAAAGTTTACTTCATTGGTTTTCTTCCAGGCTTTTTATATTTAGGAGGTTTGAATGAGCAACTATATTTTGATAGAAAACCAAATCCTAGATTAAGAGTTCCTAAAGGAGCTGTGGCTATTGGAGGTAAACAAACAGGAATTTATCCTAATATTTCTTCTGGAGGTTGGAATATTATTGGTAATACTCCAATTGATTTTTTTGATATTGAAAAAGAGAATCCTTGCTTTGCAAAGCCTGGTGATTTTATAAGATTTAAGGCAGTTTCTCTTAAAGAATACAATGAAATTGTAGTGCAAATCAAACAAAATAAATACGAATTGATTAATACTTTACATCATGCTTAA
- a CDS encoding AraC family transcriptional regulator, whose protein sequence is MINVEINADGPIDFLEQLQEAIGGEITERWSEFVLTINNENAIGSIRYIPFDWGVNLLDFNIKFHKELFLHIQSQEDFNPIRFIYPSLGSLKHKFGIHNTIKEVGQFQSLIFTNKDGGYNDIIFPKDEKLEINIIQIVRKQFLKKRTTNVSTLNTQLYEVFVDTDHENRFSSYGTLNLKMADLINGMHKIKAKGMLRILKIEARIYEILSMHIQQHNRILSGTKLPEGINKSDLKIVRKIGNAILKNPAKEYSLNQLSFKSGLTQAKLQEGFKYLYKRTVTEYIRHVRLESARDMLKNSDLNISQIVYSIGFSSRSYFSKIFKEKYNITPNSFKKKLKKVA, encoded by the coding sequence ATGATAAATGTTGAAATTAATGCTGATGGTCCTATAGACTTTTTAGAGCAATTACAAGAGGCTATTGGTGGCGAAATTACTGAAAGATGGAGCGAATTTGTACTTACCATAAATAATGAAAATGCGATAGGATCTATTAGATATATACCCTTTGACTGGGGTGTGAATCTTTTAGATTTTAATATTAAATTTCACAAAGAATTATTTCTTCATATTCAATCTCAAGAAGATTTTAATCCTATTCGATTTATTTATCCTTCCCTTGGAAGTTTAAAACATAAATTCGGCATTCATAATACCATCAAAGAAGTTGGGCAATTTCAATCTTTAATTTTCACCAATAAAGATGGTGGTTATAATGATATTATTTTTCCCAAAGATGAAAAGTTAGAAATCAATATCATACAGATTGTTAGAAAACAATTTTTGAAAAAAAGAACTACAAATGTCTCAACACTAAACACACAACTTTATGAAGTTTTTGTAGATACAGATCATGAAAATAGATTTTCTAGTTATGGAACATTAAATCTTAAAATGGCAGATTTGATTAATGGAATGCATAAAATAAAAGCCAAAGGCATGTTGCGAATTCTAAAAATTGAAGCTAGAATTTATGAGATTTTGTCTATGCATATTCAACAACACAACAGAATTTTATCTGGTACAAAGTTACCAGAAGGTATCAACAAGAGCGATTTAAAAATTGTGCGAAAAATTGGTAATGCTATTTTAAAAAATCCTGCCAAGGAATATTCTTTAAATCAGCTTTCATTTAAATCTGGTTTAACTCAAGCCAAATTGCAAGAAGGTTTTAAGTATTTATATAAACGAACAGTAACAGAATATATTAGACATGTGCGTTTGGAGAGTGCCAGAGATATGCTTAAAAACTCTGATTTAAATATTTCTCAAATCGTTTATAGTATAGGGTTTAGTAGCCGAAGTTATTTTTCTAAAATTTTTAAAGAAAAATATAATATTACACCCAACAGTTTTAAAAAAAAATTAAAAAAAGTAGCGTAA
- a CDS encoding biotin-dependent carboxyltransferase family protein, whose product MLKVLKAGFLSSIQDKGRFGFAALGLPNSGAMDSYSADLANAILNNEVHDAVLEITLGNCEFQCLTDTVICITGADVNATINGLPISLNKKISIVKNDILTFGKVNYGVRSYLALKGGFLTEKQLNSRSLYPNITKQALLKKGDLLPYQEYKEKSFGNQSSIKTIKNHFTNTEITCYEGPEFGLLKDHQKEFLQNTTFTISRDNSRMGYKLKEEMQNTLPQILTSSVLPGTVQLTPSGVLIVLMRDCQTTGGYPRILQLTEKSINQLAQKTSLDFFKFVVKLI is encoded by the coding sequence ATGCTTAAAGTTTTAAAAGCAGGTTTTTTAAGTAGTATTCAAGATAAAGGTAGGTTTGGTTTTGCTGCTTTAGGATTGCCAAATTCAGGAGCTATGGATTCGTATTCTGCAGATTTGGCAAATGCTATTTTAAACAATGAAGTTCATGATGCAGTTTTAGAAATAACCTTAGGGAATTGTGAATTTCAATGCTTAACTGATACCGTAATTTGTATTACAGGTGCAGATGTAAATGCAACTATAAACGGGTTGCCAATTTCACTCAATAAAAAGATATCAATAGTTAAAAATGACATCCTAACTTTTGGAAAGGTAAACTATGGTGTTCGATCTTACTTGGCCTTAAAAGGCGGATTTTTAACAGAGAAGCAATTAAATAGCAGAAGTCTTTATCCTAATATTACTAAACAGGCACTTTTAAAAAAAGGAGACTTATTACCTTATCAAGAATATAAAGAAAAAAGTTTTGGAAATCAATCATCTATAAAAACCATTAAAAATCATTTTACGAATACAGAAATAACTTGTTATGAAGGGCCTGAGTTTGGTTTGTTGAAAGATCATCAAAAAGAATTTTTGCAAAACACCACATTTACAATTTCTAGAGACAATTCTAGAATGGGTTATAAATTGAAAGAAGAAATGCAAAATACTTTGCCACAAATACTTACGTCATCTGTTTTGCCAGGCACAGTGCAGCTTACACCTTCTGGAGTATTAATTGTATTAATGAGAGATTGTCAAACAACAGGTGGTTACCCAAGAATACTGCAACTAACAGAAAAATCAATAAATCAATTAGCGCAAAAAACTAGTTTAGATTTTTTTAAATTTGTAGTGAAACTCATTTGA
- a CDS encoding DUF6327 family protein: MKSYQNFEQIEYDLKVLSLERQIAYQELKGVKQDFEETLKPMNILGGALKFLGKYGALLLVKKFFK, from the coding sequence ATGAAATCATACCAAAACTTCGAGCAAATAGAATATGACCTGAAGGTTTTAAGCTTAGAAAGGCAAATTGCTTATCAAGAATTAAAAGGAGTAAAACAAGATTTTGAAGAAACCTTAAAACCTATGAATATTTTGGGAGGTGCTTTGAAATTTTTAGGAAAGTATGGAGCTTTATTATTAGTTAAGAAATTTTTTAAATAA
- a CDS encoding DUF1328 family protein, whose translation MLRWAIIFIIIALIAGVLGFGGIAGAAAGIAKIVFVVFIILFLISLITGRKKV comes from the coding sequence ATGTTACGTTGGGCAATCATTTTTATAATAATCGCATTAATTGCTGGAGTCTTGGGCTTTGGTGGAATAGCAGGTGCAGCAGCTGGAATAGCTAAAATTGTATTTGTTGTGTTTATTATTCTTTTCTTAATATCATTAATTACTGGAAGAAAAAAAGTATAG
- a CDS encoding App1 family protein, translating into MSIFSKDPLQIIVFQSYGTHNHFYARGRALEDENISLERKGVLGLLVNSYKRFESDEIKNTSLTLTLPNHQEIKTKTDNDGYFLVDEKIDNLSALTTSEGWLKYTISFTNTNIKHKINNNNIFEGEVLIPSAKANFGVISDIDDTILHTGVVSKLKWKLLINTLFKSPYNRKALEGASEFYSLLHSGKSGNDANPFFYVSHSPWNMYRYLEYFLTKNNFPKGAILLRTMRNIFSKKKDDKPQKQKEIINILKTYTDLPFILIGDAGEHDADIYMETVTQFPNRIKAIYVRSVSKDKNNERIKNLVKNYTDTTFLLVNDSNEAIAHAKKHHFIA; encoded by the coding sequence ATGTCAATATTTTCGAAAGATCCATTACAAATTATAGTGTTTCAAAGCTATGGAACTCATAATCACTTTTATGCCAGAGGCAGGGCTTTAGAAGATGAGAATATTTCGTTAGAAAGAAAAGGTGTTCTAGGGCTTCTGGTAAACTCGTATAAACGTTTTGAAAGCGATGAAATAAAAAACACATCTCTTACTCTTACTTTACCAAATCATCAAGAAATCAAAACCAAAACAGATAATGATGGCTATTTTTTAGTAGATGAAAAAATTGATAACCTTAGTGCATTAACAACTTCAGAAGGCTGGTTGAAATACACTATTTCATTTACAAACACCAACATCAAACATAAGATTAACAATAACAATATTTTTGAGGGTGAAGTTTTAATACCATCTGCCAAAGCAAATTTTGGAGTTATTAGCGATATTGATGATACCATTTTACATACAGGTGTTGTCTCTAAACTAAAGTGGAAATTATTAATTAACACATTATTTAAATCACCTTACAACAGAAAAGCCTTAGAAGGAGCTTCAGAGTTTTATAGTTTACTACATTCAGGAAAATCGGGTAATGATGCTAATCCGTTTTTTTATGTAAGCCACAGTCCTTGGAATATGTATCGTTATTTAGAATATTTTTTAACGAAAAACAATTTTCCTAAGGGAGCTATTTTATTGCGTACAATGAGAAATATCTTTTCTAAGAAAAAAGATGATAAACCTCAAAAGCAAAAGGAGATTATAAATATTTTAAAAACTTATACAGATTTACCATTCATTTTAATTGGTGATGCTGGTGAGCATGATGCAGATATTTATATGGAAACAGTTACACAATTTCCAAACAGAATTAAGGCCATTTATGTAAGAAGCGTTAGTAAAGATAAAAACAATGAACGTATTAAGAACTTGGTAAAAAATTATACAGACACTACTTTTTTACTAGTAAATGATAGTAATGAAGCCATAGCCCATGCTAAAAAACACCATTTTATAGCATAA
- a CDS encoding YtxH domain-containing protein — MSNLSNFVLGAAVGSILGILYAPDKGEETRKKLMAEALVAKDKLAETAEEVKSQVSSTVSNQKHNLETQLESVMSNVSYKAEDVITTLERKLSELKEKNKHLQKNTVEDLEDKFNQTV; from the coding sequence ATGAGTAATTTATCAAATTTTGTATTAGGTGCTGCAGTAGGTAGTATTTTAGGTATTTTATATGCTCCTGATAAAGGAGAAGAAACTAGAAAGAAATTAATGGCTGAAGCTTTAGTGGCTAAAGATAAACTTGCAGAAACTGCAGAAGAAGTTAAAAGCCAAGTGAGTTCTACAGTATCTAATCAAAAACATAATTTAGAAACTCAGTTAGAAAGTGTAATGTCTAATGTTAGCTATAAAGCTGAAGATGTAATTACTACACTAGAAAGAAAATTGAGTGAATTAAAAGAGAAAAATAAGCATCTACAAAAAAATACGGTAGAGGATTTAGAAGATAAATTTAATCAAACTGTATAA